A single region of the Neodiprion pinetum isolate iyNeoPine1 chromosome 5, iyNeoPine1.2, whole genome shotgun sequence genome encodes:
- the LOC124219239 gene encoding kynurenine/alpha-aminoadipate aminotransferase, mitochondrial — MDYSQFKTEVSKRRRTAPTRELTKIAYSAPMELISLAEGMPNEETFPFTEISLKLIDGSSFTLEGEELGAALQYIPSQGYPPLLQALRELQRKNHAPPLWESRDIVVVSGGQDGLSKALEAIVGPGDPVLVQDPFYTGTEVVLSPHKAELIPVAQDAFGVDTALLREILKGRRAAGKKMPKIMYINPTGANPTGSVLPLERRKDIYRLACEYNFLILDDDPYHYMYFTDEAPKSFLSLDTEGRVIRLDSFSKILSSGLRLGFITAAAPLVASIEVHMQSSHLHAPTISQVIVYNLLKIWGHDRLMEHFRRIRVFYKKRRDVISALAKKHLHGLADFTIPSGGFFLWIKVRGVKDTWRMVMQRGVTHGVLLVPGAAFMADPSQPCNAIRASFAKASYEDMNSALERFAKMIRAELSTISNNNIENGEV, encoded by the exons ATGGACTATTCACAGTTCAAAACTGAGGTTTCGAAGAGGAGGCGAACGGCACCGACCAGAGAATTGA CAAAAATCGCATACTCGGCGCCGATGGAACTGATTTCGTTGGCGGAGGGCATGCCGAACGAAGAGACATTCCCGTTCACGGAAATAAGCCTCAAACTTATAGACGGTTCGAGTTTTACCCTCGAAGGTGAGGAACTCGGTGCAGCACTGCAGTATATTCCGAGTCAAGGATACCCCCCGTTGCTTCAG GCGCTCAGGGAACtgcaaagaaaaaatcacGCACCTCCTTTGTGGGAAAGCCGGGATATCGTCGTGGTTTCCGGCGGCCAAGATGGACTCAGCAAGGCTCTCGAAGCGATCGTCGGACCAGGAGATCCCGTCCTGGTCCAGGACCCCTTTTACACGGGTACAGAAGTTGTG CTATCGCCGCACAAGGCGGAGCTGATACCCGTCGCCCAGGACGCGTTTGGCGTCGACACCGCGCTTCTGAGGGAAATCCTGAAGGGCCGTAGAGCCGCGGGAAAAAAGATGCCAAAGATAATGTACATCAACCCGACCGGAGCAAATCCCACAGGGTCGGTTCTGCCCCTCGAGAGACGCAAGGATATCTACAGACTCGCCTGCGAATACAATTTCCTCATCCTCGACGACGATCCCTACCACTACATGTACTTCACAGAT gAAGCTCCAAAGTCATTTTTGTCCCTGGACACGGAGGGACGAGTCATACGGTTagattcattttcgaaaattttgagcAGTGGACTCAGACTTGGCTTTATCACCGCGGCAGCACCTCTCGTAGCCAGTATCGAAGTTCACATGCAAAGCAGCCACCTTCACGCACCTACAATATCACAG GTTATAGTTTACAACCTGCTAAAAATCTGGGGACACGACAGGCTTATGGAACACTTTCGCAGGATTAGAGTATTCTACAAAAAACGGAGAGACGTTATTTCAGCTCTGGCAAAGAAACACCTTCACG GTCTGGCAGACTTCACGATACCGAGCGGGGGTTTTTTCCTCTGGATAAAAGTCCGAGGGGTAAAGGATACCTGGAGGATGGTAATGCAGCGCGGGGTTACCCACGGAGTATTACTGGTGCCAGGCGCAGCGTTTATGGCGGACCCAAGTCAGCCCTGCAATGCAATAAGAGCCAGCTTCGCGAAGGCTTCGTACGAGGATATGAATTCG GCACTGGAAAGGTTCGCCAAGATGATAAGAGCGGAGTTATCGACGATCAGTAACAACAACATCGAGAATGGCGAAGTGTAG